The proteins below come from a single Drosophila kikkawai strain 14028-0561.14 chromosome 3R, DkikHiC1v2, whole genome shotgun sequence genomic window:
- the LOC108084310 gene encoding arrestin domain-containing protein 17 — MPIECLISFDNNPQGVYYAGQELSGVVDLSVDATKRIKGIHVTVSGYAKIRWIKKGYPRDSERAMCRAYRSYLSSRSYVLGSCANNSSIDWPAGEYSYTFHVILPDNLPTSFDGKYGQIHYEIITTIERPARYPKVFKLPFTVIQPLDLNADAIYRVPLEILDRKRFWSFCCPTGPLTVKFSTPYCGYAPGQKIHFVLYINNESSIDITECEVKLKQEVSYESHDPQHEYRYDKHLIARKQFGNVLRWSRKVYRGYLDLPSIPPTSVKPTCPISVNYSIKIIVNPTEFHWKLKLKIPLTIGSIPIMDGPEALLRFNRQQQQHQVVSQNLQMSTQQRHHQRDRDRDRDRNLDRDRERDRDRDRTSASNQQRRLSSITNNNNNNRGRFVGGLLPTNSNINMIVNASPTPTSSTPSSTPTTAALRPMAMPAILVTSDSDNPPDYIPMMPPSYEDAMALSEKFSDDTEFLTNVSMSSIMSAQADVTTSEPFKPRYPVYYDYETPTIPPGSDDSNESDT; from the exons ATGCCCATTGAGTGCCTTATATCATTTGATAATAATCCACAAGGTGTCTACTATGCCGGACAGGAGCTATCCGGCGTTGTTGATCTCAGCGTCGACGCAACGAAGCGCATCAAAG GCATCCACGTCACTGTCAGCGGCTATGCCAAGATACGCTGGATAAAAAAGGGATATCCGCGCGACAGTGAGCGCGCCATGTGTCGTGCCTACCGATCGTACCTGTCCTCGCGGTCCTACGTGCTCGGCTCCTGCGCCAACAACTCGAGCATCGACTGGCCGGCCGGCGAGTACTCGTATACCTTTCATGTCATTCTGCCCGACAACCTGCCCACGTCCTTTGATGGCAAGTACGGCCAGATTCACTATGAGATTATAACGACGATCGAACGGCCGGCGCGATATCCCAAGGTCTTCAAGCTGCCATTTACGGTGATACAACCGCTGGACCTGAACGCCGATGCCATATACAGG GTTCCCTTGGAGATTCTCGATCGAAAGCGCTTCTGGAGCTTCTGCTGTCCCACGGGCCCGCTGACGGTGAAGTTTTCGACACCGTACTGCGGCTATGCGCCCGGCCAGAAGATCCACTTCGTGCTGTACATCAACAACGAGTCCTCGATCGACATAACCGAGTGCGAGGTGAAGCTGAAGCAGGAGGTGAGCTACGAGTCGCATGATCCGCAGCACGAGTACCGCTACGACAAGCACCTGATCGCCAGGAAGCAGTTTGGGAACGTGCTGCGATGGTCGCGGAAGGTGTACCGTGGATACTTGGACCTGCCTTCGATACCGCCCACTTCGGTGAAGCCCACGTGTCCGATTAGCGTTAACTACTCGATTAAGATCATAGTCAATCCCACGGAGTTCCACTGGAAGCTCAAGCTGAAGATTCCGCTGACCATCGGCAGTATACCGATCATGGATGGCCCGGAGGCCCTGCTGCGCTTCAAtcgccagcagcaacagcaccaagTAGTTAGTCAAAATTTACAAATGTCCACGCAGCAGCGACATCATCAAAGGGATCGAGATAGGGACAGGGATCGTAATCTGGATCGGGATCGCGagcgggatcgggatcgggaccggacaagtgcctcaaatcagcAGCGACGTCTCAGCAGCATcaccaataacaacaacaacaatcgtGGACGCTTTGTGGGTGGACTACTGCCGACCAATAGCAATATTAATATGATAGTGAATGCCAGTCCCACGCCCACGAGCTCCACGCCATCATCAACGCCAACAACTGCCGCCCTCAGGCCCATGGCAATGCCAGCGATACTGGTGACCAGCGATAGCGATAATCCGCCGGACTATATACCCATGA TGCCGCCCTCATATGAAGATGCCATGGCTCTGAGTGAGAAATTCAGCGATGATACTGAGTTCTTGACAAACGTTAGCATGAGCAGCATTATGTCCGCTCAGGCTGATGTCACCACAAGTGAGCCCTTTAAGCCG